The following coding sequences are from one Wenzhouxiangella sp. AB-CW3 window:
- a CDS encoding DEAD/DEAH box helicase, whose amino-acid sequence MQFDSLGLKPELLRAVGEQGYTQPTPVQQQAIPVVLEGHDLMASAQTGTGKTAAFTLPLLHKLSERRAGHPRPRALILTPTRELAAQVHENLRAYGRHLDLKSLEIFGGVNINPQITKLKRGIDVVIATPGRLIDHMERGTVRLDAIETLILDEADRMLDMGFRPAIERIVKALPKQRQTLLFSATFSKEITEMAARYLKDPTRVETAPPNSTVEAIAQQVVRVDQKKKRELLSWMIGSNDWRQVLVFTRTKHGANRLARQLETDGLPAAAIHGNKSQGARTRALGDFKKNRIRVLVATDIAARGLDIDQLPHVVNYDIPNVPEDYVHRIGRTGRAGRDGLAVSLVSGAEHGLFEDIRKLVKVEIPTETLDGYEPTEPVVKGSPKSPARRSRGGGRGSNRNGQKASAQNRSGRGRQRGRGQGQRKAA is encoded by the coding sequence ATGCAATTCGATTCTCTCGGGCTCAAGCCCGAGCTTCTGCGCGCCGTGGGCGAGCAGGGCTATACCCAACCTACTCCCGTTCAGCAGCAGGCCATTCCGGTCGTGCTGGAAGGGCATGATCTGATGGCCAGCGCCCAGACCGGCACCGGCAAGACGGCGGCTTTCACCCTGCCCTTGCTGCACAAGCTGTCGGAACGACGCGCCGGCCATCCGCGCCCGCGGGCACTGATTCTGACGCCGACCCGTGAACTGGCCGCCCAGGTGCACGAGAACCTCCGTGCTTATGGCCGCCATCTGGACCTGAAGTCGCTGGAGATCTTCGGCGGCGTGAACATCAATCCGCAGATCACCAAGCTCAAGCGCGGCATCGATGTGGTCATCGCCACACCGGGTCGCCTGATCGACCACATGGAACGCGGCACGGTGCGCCTCGATGCCATCGAGACGCTGATTCTTGACGAGGCCGATCGCATGCTCGACATGGGCTTCCGCCCGGCCATCGAGCGTATCGTCAAGGCCCTGCCGAAACAGCGCCAGACCCTGCTGTTCTCGGCCACTTTCTCGAAAGAGATCACCGAGATGGCTGCCCGCTATCTCAAAGATCCGACGCGCGTGGAAACGGCGCCGCCGAACTCCACCGTCGAGGCCATTGCCCAGCAAGTCGTACGTGTCGATCAGAAGAAGAAGCGTGAACTGCTGTCGTGGATGATCGGCTCGAACGACTGGCGCCAGGTGCTGGTGTTTACCCGCACCAAGCATGGTGCCAACCGTCTGGCCAGGCAACTGGAAACCGATGGTCTGCCTGCAGCGGCCATTCATGGCAATAAGAGCCAGGGAGCACGGACCCGCGCACTCGGCGATTTCAAGAAGAACCGTATCCGTGTGCTGGTGGCCACAGACATCGCTGCGCGCGGTCTGGATATCGACCAGTTGCCGCACGTGGTCAATTACGACATCCCCAACGTGCCCGAAGATTACGTGCACCGCATTGGTCGCACAGGCCGGGCCGGCCGAGACGGACTGGCTGTCTCGCTGGTCTCCGGCGCCGAGCACGGTCTGTTCGAGGATATCCGCAAGCTGGTCAAGGTCGAGATTCCGACCGAAACCCTGGACGGTTACGAGCCGACCGAGCCGGTCGTCAAGGGATCACCCAAGTCGCCGGCGCGTCGCTCTCGCGGTGGCGGACGCGGCAGCAACCGCAATGGCCAGAAAGCCTCGGCGCAGAATCGCTCGGGTCGGGGGCGTCAGCGCGGACGCGGACAGGGCCAGCGCAAGGCGGCCTGA
- a CDS encoding DUF4397 domain-containing protein, with product MRTPLRTPGQILTGLAMMLLSTMALADAEVTIVHAAPFAPSLEGTAVTVTANGNEVLSDFRFGEFTEPLALPAGDYDLDVFPAGSDEAAISASVTLEDGVSYTVLAVGNGAEQELALWPLVNDAEAPAEGNLNLRVVHAAPFAAALDETEVSIRTADGGVVNDLVGVPYQAESGFFQVPAANYDIKVASNDGQTNLIDPLPVDLPAGVDLTVIAIGDGNNQPLGLLAIPVGALELREPVDNSANGWWASATGGNEGFIVQPIPAENRLVGTAYTYTLDGAGNPLWVTFDSCQSEIGEAECPNPGGFDGRSAEAAVYAYSGGTVGGAEPADGERVGTVQFDFVSCSTAFAELELDDGTVVIWELYRLVQNVPCTLTDLDE from the coding sequence CGCCGCACCGTTCGCACCATCGCTGGAAGGAACAGCAGTCACGGTGACGGCCAATGGCAACGAAGTGCTCAGCGACTTCCGGTTCGGGGAATTCACCGAACCCCTGGCGCTTCCGGCCGGAGACTATGATCTTGACGTATTTCCCGCCGGCAGTGACGAAGCGGCCATCTCCGCCAGCGTCACCCTTGAAGACGGTGTCAGCTACACCGTGCTTGCCGTGGGCAACGGGGCCGAACAGGAGCTGGCGCTATGGCCCCTGGTCAATGACGCCGAAGCCCCTGCAGAGGGCAATCTCAACCTGAGGGTGGTCCACGCTGCTCCCTTCGCGGCGGCACTGGACGAAACCGAGGTCTCAATCCGGACTGCCGACGGCGGGGTCGTGAATGACCTGGTGGGTGTGCCCTATCAGGCTGAATCCGGGTTCTTCCAGGTACCGGCCGCCAACTACGATATCAAGGTAGCCTCGAATGATGGCCAGACCAATCTGATTGATCCGCTTCCGGTCGATTTGCCGGCTGGAGTCGACCTGACCGTAATTGCGATTGGTGATGGAAACAATCAGCCGTTGGGGCTGCTGGCCATTCCGGTGGGTGCCCTGGAACTGCGTGAGCCGGTGGATAACAGTGCCAACGGCTGGTGGGCATCGGCCACGGGCGGCAATGAGGGTTTCATCGTTCAGCCCATACCGGCCGAGAATCGCCTCGTTGGCACCGCCTACACCTACACACTTGATGGCGCAGGCAACCCGCTATGGGTCACCTTCGACTCCTGCCAGTCAGAAATCGGTGAAGCGGAATGCCCCAACCCTGGTGGATTCGACGGACGCAGTGCCGAAGCAGCAGTTTATGCCTATAGCGGTGGTACTGTGGGTGGTGCCGAGCCTGCGGATGGTGAGCGTGTCGGTACCGTTCAGTTCGATTTCGTCAGCTGTTCCACGGCCTTTGCCGAACTCGAGCTTGATGACGGCACGGTCGTCATCTGGGAGTTGTATCGTCTGGTCCAGAATGTGCCGTGCACGCTCACCGACCTGGATGAGTAA